The following proteins come from a genomic window of Sorghum bicolor cultivar BTx623 chromosome 3, Sorghum_bicolor_NCBIv3, whole genome shotgun sequence:
- the LOC8084350 gene encoding Werner Syndrome-like exonuclease: protein MAARGRNSAVPSRTLHVGGYHVVTTVTARPGVVRRWLYTTLWRQRQNLHSAAGLTVGLGVQWTPPFRKLPGGAEPRPGTLQLCSGNRCLIYQIARAGGVVPKILRRFLADARITFAVYGVASDCRKLRAHHGLELGSTLELQGAAGMGNASMAEMADRLLGIVRGGVEKSRRISTSTWDGPRLSRGQVRYACVDAFLSRCLGEHIRRDMASDDEYESDPDDGSDSTAGEEWESDAVDGGYWG, encoded by the coding sequence ATGGCTGCCCGCGGCCGCAACAGCGCCGTGCCGAGTCGCACCCTGCACGTTGGCGGCTACCATGTGGTGACCACGGTGACCGCGCGCCCGGGGGTCGTGCGCCGATGGCTGTACACGACTTTGTGGCGCCAAAGGCAGAACCTTCACTCCGCCGCCGGTCTCACGGTCGGCCTGGGCGTGCAGTGGACGCCGCCCTtccgcaaactccccggcggcGCCGAGCCGCGGCCGGGGACGCTGCAGCTCTGTTCTGGTAACCGCTGCCTCATCTACCAGATCGCGCGGGCTGGCGGCGTGGTGCCCAAGATCCTGCGCCGGTTCTTGGCTGACGCCCGCATCACGTTCGCGGTCTACGGCGTGGCGTCCGACTGCCGGAAGCTGCGCGCGCACCACGGGCTGGAGCTTGGATCGACGCTGGAGCTCCAAGGCGCGGCCGGCATGGGCAACGCGTCCATGGCGGAGATGGCGGACAGGCTACTGGGGATCGTCCGCGGCGGTGTGGAGAAGTCGAGGCGGATCAGCACCAGCACGTGGGACGGGCCGAGGCTGTCCAGGGGGCAGGTGCGCTACGCGTGCGTGGACGCCTTCCTCTCGCGCTGCCTCGGCGAGCACATCCGCCGTGACATGGCGAGCGACGATGAGTACGAGTCTGACCCCGACGACGGCAGCGATTCTACGGCCGGTGAGGAGTGGGAGTCAGATGCAGTCGATGGCGGTTACTGGGGTTGA